The following are encoded in a window of Bacillota bacterium genomic DNA:
- a CDS encoding glycoside hydrolase family 4: MSNNNDINVNNAYNVNDIKHPKVVIIGAGSLFFGRQAIWQMVHSPYLNNGTLALVDIDEKRLGKMVKLARMVVDVNDVGLSVEGSTCWKEVLKGADFIVLSFAKDTVKYRGIDCAVSEKYGIRMCSGDTIGPGGIFRAMREFPVILECARDIESLCPDAWVINYINPTAVHGIGLRRYAPKLKSFALCDGLHMPHVKRNYALRAGIISQPEEYSDEIAHRFDFRIAGVNHFTWLLKAEFDGRDVVPEIAESLRREAARETDGGDKGAKALYNSKIGYELYKIFGHIPTCVAHTKEYVRYWQGLGKTKEEVPPLSIWETEDRYKRHEEMWKQVDDFINGRIPISDYMKTFGPDHATDIIESMVGRLNKPFYINTFNTGAVTNMSNDAFLELCCDVTMEGIKPHPVGDMPKGIRGMQELVLDTHELTAEAIAECSFEKLRRAMLTDPLVNSIGDADNIIKELLELEKDALPRCWFE, encoded by the coding sequence ATGAGTAATAATAATGATATTAATGTTAACAATGCTTATAATGTCAACGATATCAAACACCCAAAGGTTGTCATAATCGGTGCAGGAAGTTTGTTTTTCGGGAGGCAGGCCATATGGCAAATGGTACATTCCCCTTATTTGAATAATGGTACTTTAGCACTTGTGGATATAGACGAGAAGAGGCTTGGAAAAATGGTGAAGCTTGCCCGAATGGTGGTTGATGTTAATGATGTAGGGTTATCCGTGGAAGGCTCAACCTGCTGGAAAGAAGTATTAAAAGGTGCGGATTTTATAGTATTAAGTTTTGCGAAAGACACAGTAAAGTATAGAGGTATTGATTGCGCTGTCTCAGAGAAGTACGGTATTAGGATGTGTTCCGGAGACACAATAGGGCCTGGAGGAATTTTCAGGGCTATGAGGGAGTTCCCCGTAATATTGGAATGTGCAAGAGATATTGAGTCTCTTTGTCCTGATGCCTGGGTAATAAACTATATAAACCCCACGGCAGTCCATGGTATCGGTTTGAGGAGATATGCTCCAAAGTTGAAAAGCTTTGCTTTATGTGACGGGTTACACATGCCGCACGTTAAAAGAAATTATGCATTAAGGGCCGGAATAATATCTCAACCTGAAGAATATTCGGATGAAATAGCACATAGGTTTGATTTTCGTATTGCAGGGGTTAACCACTTTACTTGGCTGCTAAAAGCGGAATTTGACGGGAGAGATGTTGTTCCTGAGATAGCAGAATCCCTTAGGAGAGAAGCGGCAAGAGAAACAGACGGGGGAGACAAGGGGGCAAAGGCACTATATAACAGTAAAATAGGTTATGAATTGTATAAAATATTCGGCCATATACCTACCTGTGTTGCCCATACAAAGGAATATGTAAGGTATTGGCAAGGCTTAGGGAAGACAAAAGAAGAAGTTCCACCTCTGTCCATATGGGAGACTGAAGATAGATACAAACGCCACGAAGAAATGTGGAAGCAAGTAGATGATTTTATTAATGGGAGGATCCCTATTTCGGATTATATGAAAACTTTCGGTCCTGACCATGCCACAGACATTATTGAAAGCATGGTGGGGAGATTAAATAAACCTTTCTATATAAATACTTTTAATACCGGTGCAGTAACGAACATGAGCAATGATGCGTTTCTTGAACTATGTTGCGATGTGACGATGGAAGGCATTAAACCTCACCCTGTAGGGGATATGCCGAAAGGTATACGAGGCATGCAGGAACTTGTATTGGATACACATGAACTTACGGCTGAAGCTATCGCTGAATGCAGCTTTGAAAAATTAAGGAGGGCTATGCTCACGGATCCCCTTGTGAATTCCATTGGTGATGCGGATAACATTATAAAGGAGTTACTGGAACTTGAAAAGGATGCTTTACCACGCTGTTGGTTTGAGTAA
- the iolG gene encoding inositol 2-dehydrogenase, which produces MKIGIIGAGRIGKLHAENIVANIREVELKSIADIYINNNIEKWAYSLGIKNAYKDYRRIIEDEEIDAVLICSSTDTHSKFIIEAAKAGKHIFCEKPIDLDVERIREALDAVEKAEVKLQVGFNRRFDHNFKRVREFVKDGKIGDIHLLRITSRDPAPPPLEYVKVSGGLFLDMTIHDFDMARYLTGSEVTEVYAVGETLIDSSIKQYGDVDTAVVTLKFKNGAIGAIDNSRKAVYGYDQRVEVFGSKGCITAGNDKPNTIEISSEDWVYSEKPKYFFVERYKESYIEEIRSFIDVILEDKEPEVTGIDGLKPVLIGLAAKKSLETRKPVIIEEI; this is translated from the coding sequence CTGAAAATAGGTATTATTGGAGCCGGACGTATTGGTAAGCTCCATGCAGAAAACATAGTAGCAAATATAAGGGAAGTAGAATTAAAATCCATTGCCGACATTTATATAAACAATAATATTGAGAAATGGGCATATAGTCTTGGCATAAAGAATGCATATAAAGACTACAGAAGAATTATTGAAGACGAAGAAATAGACGCTGTCCTTATTTGTTCATCTACTGACACCCATTCAAAGTTTATTATAGAAGCAGCAAAAGCAGGGAAACATATATTTTGTGAGAAACCGATAGACTTAGATGTTGAAAGAATAAGGGAGGCATTAGATGCTGTAGAGAAGGCTGAAGTAAAGCTTCAAGTAGGGTTTAACAGGAGGTTTGACCACAATTTCAAGAGAGTCCGGGAGTTTGTAAAAGATGGGAAAATTGGAGATATACATTTATTGAGAATTACTTCAAGAGATCCTGCACCGCCTCCACTGGAATATGTCAAAGTATCGGGCGGGTTATTTCTTGACATGACAATCCACGATTTTGACATGGCGCGTTACCTGACTGGAAGCGAGGTTACAGAAGTATATGCAGTAGGTGAAACTCTTATAGATTCTTCAATAAAACAATACGGTGATGTAGACACTGCAGTGGTTACTTTAAAGTTTAAGAATGGCGCTATCGGAGCAATAGATAATAGCAGAAAAGCTGTATATGGTTATGATCAAAGGGTTGAAGTGTTTGGCTCCAAGGGGTGCATAACAGCAGGAAATGATAAACCGAACACAATAGAAATAAGCAGTGAAGATTGGGTCTACAGCGAAAAACCAAAATACTTCTTCGTTGAAAGATATAAAGAATCATATATAGAGGAGATTAGATCTTTTATTGATGTAATACTTGAGGATAAAGAACCGGAGGTAACCGGGATTGACGGCTTAAAGCCTGTTCTGATAGGCCTTGCGGCTAAAAAATCTCTTGAAACAAGAAAGCCTGTAATAATAGAAGAAATTTAA
- a CDS encoding helix-turn-helix transcriptional regulator, protein MKYINILNELSEHIIIRINSCNNVYHDSEWIENKAHEDYDIWYIKNGKIAVNVEGKTHLASAGDIVFFYPGMLYTAYTYDRKCSFIYTHFDFGIYDNFRVLDKFNLAGIIPGNAVSAEARIFEKGFLNYEKNVSSSAIMLKGCFIILLAKIFEYYSLGNHSKTFYPENVWRLNNTEGLNMLQQVFNYIADNISKPVRIRKLAEVAGMSEKYFINYFKSMLGISPGRYINQLKMNRARDYLYQRKYTIKEISSMLGYPDQYSFSKAFKKHYKVPPSKFVD, encoded by the coding sequence ATGAAATATATTAATATATTAAATGAGCTGTCCGAGCATATTATTATAAGAATAAATTCCTGTAATAACGTTTACCACGATAGTGAATGGATAGAAAATAAAGCCCACGAGGATTATGATATCTGGTATATTAAAAACGGTAAAATTGCCGTAAATGTTGAAGGGAAAACACATTTAGCCTCTGCAGGTGATATAGTGTTCTTTTATCCCGGTATGCTCTATACAGCTTATACATATGATAGAAAATGCAGCTTTATATACACGCATTTTGATTTCGGCATCTATGACAATTTCAGGGTATTGGACAAATTCAACCTTGCCGGAATAATACCCGGCAATGCCGTAAGCGCTGAAGCCCGGATATTCGAAAAAGGGTTCCTTAACTATGAAAAGAATGTTTCCTCCTCGGCTATTATGTTGAAAGGGTGCTTTATTATATTACTTGCCAAAATATTTGAGTATTATAGCTTGGGTAATCATTCCAAAACCTTTTACCCTGAAAATGTTTGGCGGTTAAATAATACGGAAGGGCTTAATATGTTGCAGCAGGTATTCAATTATATTGCAGATAATATAAGCAAGCCTGTAAGGATAAGAAAACTTGCAGAAGTTGCAGGCATGTCCGAAAAATACTTTATAAATTACTTCAAAAGTATGCTTGGAATCTCTCCCGGCCGTTACATCAACCAGTTGAAAATGAACCGTGCAAGGGATTACCTTTACCAGCGGAAATATACGATAAAAGAAATCAGTAGCATGCTGGGCTATCCTGACCAGTATTCTTTTTCAAAGGCATTTAAGAAGCATTATAAAGTTCCTCCTTCGAAATTCGTGGATTAA
- a CDS encoding sugar phosphate isomerase/epimerase, which produces MAGSVLKYSATVAINASNTSPILFRGELCSNIIKSKKYGFDAIEIHIRWPDEVEVDKINEYCSKNNITISTIGTGMSYVIDGLSLTDLDWQKREMAVERLKGYIDLAEKLNSGVIIGSMRGKINFDNYNKHLSVYRENILELIDYAEYKSVPIYLETINRYEVNFHNTIEEMVDFLKSINSSKLKILIDTFHMNIEEADIEESIKKYGNYVGHVHFADSNRRYPGTGHINFRGIINALKEMGYKGYIAFEYLPYPDPDTAAKGGLGYLLTLEKNIVD; this is translated from the coding sequence ATGGCAGGTTCTGTATTAAAGTACAGCGCTACAGTTGCGATAAACGCATCGAATACATCGCCTATACTTTTCAGAGGAGAGCTGTGTTCGAATATTATTAAAAGCAAAAAATATGGTTTTGATGCTATAGAAATTCATATACGATGGCCTGATGAAGTTGAAGTAGATAAAATCAATGAGTATTGTTCTAAAAACAATATAACTATTTCTACTATAGGAACGGGTATGTCCTACGTTATAGATGGACTTTCACTTACGGATTTGGATTGGCAAAAAAGAGAGATGGCAGTAGAAAGGTTAAAAGGGTATATTGATTTGGCAGAAAAACTTAATAGTGGAGTTATTATTGGTTCCATGAGAGGTAAAATTAATTTTGACAACTATAATAAGCATTTATCCGTTTATAGAGAAAATATATTGGAATTGATAGATTATGCAGAATATAAGAGTGTGCCAATATATCTTGAAACTATAAACCGGTACGAAGTCAATTTTCACAATACAATAGAAGAAATGGTTGATTTTCTAAAAAGCATAAATAGCTCCAAACTTAAAATCCTAATTGATACATTTCATATGAACATTGAAGAAGCCGACATAGAGGAAAGTATAAAGAAATATGGCAACTATGTAGGACATGTCCATTTTGCCGATAGCAACAGAAGATATCCCGGAACGGGACATATTAACTTTAGAGGAATTATAAATGCTTTGAAAGAAATGGGATATAAAGGTTATATTGCATTTGAATATCTTCCATACCCCGACCCTGACACTGCAGCAAAAGGCGGACTTGGTTATTTGCTTACACTTGAAAAAAATATTGTAGATTAA
- a CDS encoding alcohol dehydrogenase catalytic domain-containing protein → MAKAMKGVTLFADWEPRPDFKLGSKDIEKKQTYLGSKVWRNPHIEIVEHSIPEPGPGEVLIEVKACGICGSDVHMAQPDEEGYILYPGLTGFPCILGHELAGVVVKADEKAFDKRTNQPFKGGEFVCAEEMMWCGECKPCADGYPNHCERLNEIGFNVNGAFAKYIVLPAKLLWNLESLKKRYKGDDIFLAGSLVEPTSVAYNAVIERGGGIRPGDNVVICGGGPVGIAACAILKRNGAARVILSEPQPERAELGKKLGADYVINPIKEDFVQRVLELTDGMGANLYLEATGLPTVVYPQIEKAIWEGKTVNSTVVVVARADAKMPVTGEVLQVRRARIIGAQGHSGHGTFFRVIECMGDGMDMTPMITKKITLDEVPENIISLRTDRKECKITCLI, encoded by the coding sequence ATGGCAAAAGCAATGAAAGGTGTTACATTATTTGCAGATTGGGAACCCAGACCTGATTTTAAACTTGGTTCCAAGGATATCGAAAAGAAACAAACTTATCTTGGAAGCAAGGTGTGGAGAAATCCTCACATCGAGATAGTTGAGCATTCCATTCCGGAGCCTGGTCCCGGGGAAGTTTTAATCGAAGTAAAAGCATGCGGAATATGTGGAAGCGATGTCCATATGGCGCAACCCGATGAGGAGGGCTACATCCTGTATCCGGGATTAACGGGTTTCCCGTGTATTCTTGGCCATGAGCTGGCAGGTGTCGTGGTTAAAGCGGACGAGAAAGCTTTTGACAAAAGGACAAATCAACCTTTTAAGGGTGGAGAATTTGTCTGTGCTGAAGAAATGATGTGGTGTGGCGAATGTAAACCGTGTGCGGATGGTTATCCAAATCACTGTGAACGGCTTAATGAAATAGGTTTTAATGTAAACGGCGCATTTGCGAAATACATTGTACTGCCGGCCAAGCTTCTTTGGAACCTTGAATCGTTGAAAAAGAGATACAAGGGTGATGATATATTCTTGGCCGGGAGCCTGGTAGAGCCTACAAGTGTTGCCTATAATGCTGTGATAGAAAGAGGAGGCGGGATAAGGCCGGGAGATAATGTAGTTATATGCGGCGGAGGTCCTGTTGGAATTGCAGCATGTGCCATCTTAAAAAGAAATGGGGCAGCGAGGGTAATACTTTCGGAACCCCAGCCTGAAAGAGCGGAACTTGGGAAAAAACTGGGGGCAGATTATGTAATAAATCCAATAAAGGAAGACTTTGTGCAAAGGGTTCTTGAACTGACTGACGGCATGGGGGCAAATCTTTACCTTGAAGCAACCGGACTTCCTACTGTTGTTTATCCTCAAATAGAAAAGGCTATATGGGAGGGAAAAACCGTTAATAGTACAGTGGTTGTAGTTGCCAGAGCCGATGCAAAAATGCCGGTTACAGGTGAAGTATTGCAGGTAAGGAGAGCAAGAATTATTGGAGCGCAGGGCCATTCGGGGCATGGCACCTTTTTTAGGGTAATTGAGTGTATGGGTGATGGTATGGACATGACACCGATGATAACCAAAAAAATAACCTTGGATGAAGTACCTGAGAATATTATAAGTTTGAGGACAGACAGAAAAGAGTGCAAGATTACCTGCCTAATATAA
- a CDS encoding creatininase family protein, giving the protein MSEKDKKWLLTDNPAIIFEDNTVGRLKKQIWDAPEEEIDEILKEYEIPSESELGKAGTYIQNTPRYKVIEKRRKNDIVFVPVGCTENHGMHANSGLDTFMVTQILEGVRRYTAKQGREVSLAFPPLNYGGHPYHHLGMPGTIIMPEEVVKETLIYTMLGLWNDGFRKIIMVNNHGHLWMLESAIQEFMKRYHLPGIFQVLDWHRAVREFFYPAGRDDSLETHFVHADEAETSVALLLFKDMVDMSVVQDAEGESFLPDGHFDKSVEPFRRPHRWSEGEGHAAIERAATPQGVVGKPSLATAKKAKRPIAAILKYLTLINDQILEAFPAGTVPPVEKTTLRTAKEMEPFLKEPFSEGWKSVYELPPMGVFTKL; this is encoded by the coding sequence ATGAGTGAAAAAGATAAAAAATGGCTTCTTACCGATAATCCTGCAATAATTTTTGAAGATAATACAGTAGGCCGGCTCAAAAAGCAAATATGGGATGCACCTGAGGAAGAAATAGATGAAATACTTAAGGAATATGAAATACCTTCAGAGTCTGAATTAGGTAAAGCCGGTACGTATATACAGAATACTCCCAGGTATAAAGTAATAGAAAAAAGAAGAAAAAACGACATTGTTTTTGTACCGGTAGGTTGCACAGAGAACCACGGCATGCACGCAAACAGCGGACTTGACACATTCATGGTTACCCAGATACTGGAAGGTGTACGCAGATATACTGCAAAACAGGGACGGGAAGTGAGCCTTGCCTTTCCGCCACTTAACTACGGCGGCCATCCTTACCATCATCTTGGAATGCCAGGGACAATCATAATGCCTGAAGAGGTTGTAAAAGAAACATTGATTTACACAATGCTGGGCTTATGGAACGATGGTTTCAGGAAAATAATTATGGTTAATAACCATGGTCATTTGTGGATGCTTGAGTCAGCAATACAGGAATTTATGAAAAGATACCATTTGCCAGGAATATTCCAGGTGCTTGATTGGCACAGAGCAGTGCGTGAATTTTTTTATCCCGCAGGAAGGGATGACAGCCTGGAAACACATTTTGTGCATGCTGATGAGGCAGAAACCTCAGTTGCATTGCTTCTTTTCAAAGATATGGTAGACATGAGCGTGGTACAAGATGCAGAAGGGGAGTCATTTCTGCCAGATGGGCATTTCGACAAATCTGTAGAGCCTTTCAGAAGGCCTCACAGATGGTCTGAGGGAGAAGGACATGCAGCTATAGAACGTGCTGCAACACCTCAAGGAGTTGTCGGAAAACCTTCCCTTGCCACCGCTAAAAAAGCAAAACGGCCTATTGCAGCAATACTTAAATACCTGACTCTTATTAATGACCAGATATTGGAAGCTTTTCCTGCCGGGACTGTACCGCCTGTGGAAAAGACCACATTACGTACTGCAAAAGAGATGGAACCTTTCCTGAAAGAGCCCTTCAGTGAAGGCTGGAAATCAGTATATGAATTGCCTCCAATGGGAGTATTTACGAAACTTTAA
- a CDS encoding tetratricopeptide repeat protein, with protein sequence MKKDYYKILNVPEDASSLDIKKAYFSLVRKYSPERYPEEFKDIREAYEVLIDEKTRKEYDSVNSMPDVVKLYFNKSKEALEDGDAEMAIELLERVNKIYPDLTVVKSLLGDAYAENENYGKAIQIFEDLVSEEPENASYAGKLAHAYLSRGWHRKAVNKYKKALELDEDNIALWLGLIECYTTADEYDKARKIIMEALEVGRRKDWDNPFFYLYLLQLDVIERKPDELKKHLEEIKEFVVRNEEHRENIAWILNIISSILNTKEYLEESLAFINTAHELDPGNKKIEKRLVDMEKESALRLQLEKLRKDKSIQNIFSDMFEFEMERCGNEDCLDCEFNAFTFEMDILTDIDRYKSNILKIKKEYPELYKLKEKFFYDVLNPARFRSMLYKYRKRLERYMRIMPGRFRRGSNYDDENYEDEEYDREDYDYLDDDDYDEEFNDDEIEYIQQPYRRPEPKVGRNDPCPCGSGKKYKKCCGKDV encoded by the coding sequence GTGAAAAAAGATTATTACAAGATACTGAATGTTCCTGAAGATGCATCTTCTTTAGATATAAAGAAGGCATATTTTTCCCTTGTTCGGAAGTACTCTCCTGAAAGGTACCCTGAAGAATTTAAGGATATAAGGGAAGCATATGAGGTGCTCATTGACGAAAAAACCCGTAAGGAATATGATTCCGTAAATTCAATGCCTGATGTGGTAAAACTTTATTTTAACAAGAGTAAAGAGGCATTGGAGGATGGAGACGCCGAAATGGCAATTGAGCTTTTAGAGAGAGTAAATAAAATATATCCTGATTTGACAGTTGTAAAAAGCCTTCTGGGGGATGCATATGCAGAAAATGAAAACTATGGAAAAGCCATTCAGATTTTTGAAGACCTTGTTTCAGAGGAGCCTGAAAATGCAAGTTACGCCGGTAAGCTTGCCCATGCATACTTAAGTAGAGGTTGGCACAGGAAAGCAGTAAATAAATATAAAAAAGCTTTGGAGCTTGACGAAGATAACATTGCCTTATGGCTTGGTCTGATTGAATGCTACACGACAGCTGATGAGTATGATAAAGCAAGGAAAATCATTATGGAAGCACTGGAAGTAGGCAGAAGAAAGGATTGGGATAATCCGTTTTTTTACTTGTACCTATTGCAACTTGATGTAATAGAAAGAAAACCTGATGAATTAAAAAAGCACCTTGAGGAAATAAAAGAGTTTGTTGTACGCAATGAAGAACACAGGGAGAATATAGCATGGATCCTGAATATTATTTCAAGTATATTAAACACAAAAGAATACTTGGAAGAGTCACTTGCATTTATAAACACGGCTCATGAACTGGATCCTGGCAATAAAAAAATTGAAAAAAGACTGGTTGATATGGAAAAAGAAAGTGCTTTACGTCTGCAGTTAGAAAAATTACGAAAAGATAAATCAATCCAAAATATTTTTTCGGATATGTTTGAATTCGAAATGGAAAGGTGTGGCAATGAAGATTGCCTGGATTGTGAGTTTAATGCATTTACCTTTGAAATGGATATCCTTACGGATATTGATAGATATAAAAGTAATATTCTGAAGATAAAAAAGGAATACCCCGAGCTATATAAATTAAAAGAAAAATTCTTTTATGATGTACTAAACCCTGCCAGATTTAGGAGCATGCTGTATAAATACAGAAAAAGGCTGGAAAGGTATATGAGAATAATGCCCGGAAGGTTTAGAAGAGGTAGTAATTATGATGATGAAAATTACGAAGATGAAGAGTATGATAGAGAAGATTACGACTATTTAGATGACGATGACTATGACGAAGAGTTTAATGATGATGAAATAGAGTATATACAACAACCATATAGGAGGCCGGAACCTAAAGTAGGAAGAAATGACCCATGTCCATGCGGCAGCGGGAAAAAATATAAAAAGTGCTGCGGGAAAGATGTATAG
- a CDS encoding Hsp70 family protein — MSKIVGIDLGTSTSEIALLKDGKPYIIPNHLGEYITPSVVGISDDGSIIVGKEARAQLLLKPQDTVIEVKRLMGSNEKVYMGGVEYTPQQISAFILKYLVNCASEHLGERIERAVITVPAYFSDVQRRATVEAGKLAGLRVERIINEPTAASLDYGIEHMKDCKNILVYDLGGGTLDVTVLEMFEGVLDVKASSGNNKLGGKDFDKAIMDYLLDKFYSKYKVDVSSDPRAMMRLKEAAENCKINLSSRYEYKVELPFFALADNVPVALEETVTRDIFVSLIKDKIDSTEEQINIALKDSGLKASDIDLILLVGGSTRIPYVKEFIERIMGKEASFIVDPDLSVVRGASIQAGILSEELSAESDIIITDVCPYTLGTSILDFIGGIPIPDVYDVIIPRNTTIPVTREKVYGTVYDDQEAVEIKVYQGEYTKASKNNFLGKFMLEGIPPGPAFSQKINVSFSYDVNGILQVDGTIVSTGQKASITVETTGVEMIKEIDVSGWKDAPNARKYRAIVNKAQRMLENGEADIEAPEIETLVRKIKEGLVTGEDTDTLDELKDELADILYALSEEEHGR; from the coding sequence ATGAGTAAAATTGTTGGGATAGACCTTGGAACTTCCACATCGGAAATTGCCTTATTGAAGGATGGAAAACCATATATAATACCAAATCATCTTGGTGAATATATAACCCCTTCAGTGGTAGGGATTTCAGATGACGGAAGTATTATTGTGGGCAAGGAGGCAAGGGCACAGTTATTGCTCAAACCGCAGGATACAGTTATTGAAGTTAAAAGGCTCATGGGAAGCAATGAGAAGGTATATATGGGAGGTGTAGAGTATACCCCTCAGCAAATTTCAGCATTTATACTTAAGTACCTTGTAAACTGCGCCAGTGAGCACCTTGGAGAAAGAATCGAAAGAGCTGTTATAACTGTACCGGCGTACTTTTCAGACGTACAAAGGAGGGCAACGGTTGAAGCAGGAAAACTGGCAGGTTTAAGGGTAGAAAGAATAATAAACGAACCAACTGCTGCTTCTTTAGATTACGGAATTGAACATATGAAGGATTGCAAAAATATTCTCGTTTATGACCTTGGGGGAGGTACACTGGACGTAACTGTACTGGAAATGTTTGAAGGGGTTCTTGATGTCAAAGCAAGCAGCGGTAACAATAAACTTGGCGGCAAAGATTTTGATAAAGCTATAATGGATTACCTTCTTGACAAGTTTTATTCAAAATACAAGGTAGATGTTTCTTCTGACCCGAGAGCAATGATGAGGCTTAAGGAAGCAGCAGAAAACTGTAAAATAAACTTAAGCAGCCGGTATGAATACAAAGTAGAGCTTCCTTTCTTTGCACTGGCCGATAATGTGCCTGTAGCCCTTGAAGAAACAGTTACCCGTGATATTTTTGTAAGCTTAATCAAGGATAAAATTGATTCAACCGAGGAACAAATAAATATAGCTTTAAAGGATTCAGGATTAAAAGCATCGGATATTGACCTTATCTTGCTGGTTGGAGGTTCAACGAGAATCCCTTATGTTAAAGAATTTATTGAAAGAATCATGGGGAAGGAAGCAAGTTTTATTGTTGATCCTGATCTTTCCGTTGTAAGAGGTGCTTCTATCCAGGCAGGCATTTTAAGCGAGGAACTTTCTGCTGAAAGCGACATAATTATAACGGATGTATGTCCATACACCCTTGGCACATCTATTCTGGATTTCATCGGCGGAATACCTATCCCCGATGTATATGATGTGATTATACCAAGGAATACCACCATTCCTGTGACAAGAGAAAAGGTATACGGAACTGTTTATGACGATCAAGAAGCAGTTGAAATAAAAGTATACCAGGGCGAATATACAAAGGCATCAAAAAACAACTTTCTCGGTAAATTTATGCTTGAAGGCATACCCCCGGGTCCTGCTTTCTCGCAGAAAATAAATGTTTCCTTTTCATACGATGTAAATGGGATATTGCAGGTTGACGGGACGATAGTGAGTACCGGTCAAAAAGCATCAATAACTGTTGAAACTACCGGGGTAGAGATGATAAAAGAAATTGATGTAAGTGGATGGAAGGATGCGCCAAATGCTAGAAAATACAGGGCTATAGTAAACAAAGCGCAAAGAATGCTGGAAAATGGAGAGGCCGATATAGAAGCTCCGGAAATTGAAACACTTGTAAGAAAAATCAAGGAAGGCCTTGTAACCGGTGAAGATACCGATACTCTGGATGAACTTAAAGATGAGCTGGCAGATATATTATATGCCCTTTCGGAGGAAGAGCATGGTCGATAA
- a CDS encoding TIM barrel protein — protein sequence MNDWSNTFSFSTSWNVSRHISGKEMIEEIIDLGFNRIELNYKVTQDMAVEILPIVEKGAISIASIHNVFPRIDNPDFSTDSVFLAHTDPVKRKEAINITTKTVDMAYIFGAGAVVLHTSEIPMPVNYDDILKELYKQGKRNTAEYERIKDEFINYRNSVSHKYVELTRQSLEEICNYMEKKGYSIILGIENRFRCHQIPNFCEARFLIETLKHLPVYFWYDIGHAIIQDALGIMNNPEGAYNLMDRLFGIHIHDVVDFRDHCCPYASGDEYDKYIEIIKKAPLKVFEIGSRETKEDIIKSANLLYKKMRDF from the coding sequence ATGAACGACTGGAGTAATACTTTTTCATTTTCTACTTCGTGGAATGTTTCAAGACATATAAGCGGAAAAGAAATGATTGAGGAAATAATTGATCTGGGTTTTAATAGAATTGAGTTAAACTATAAAGTTACTCAGGACATGGCAGTTGAAATACTTCCCATAGTTGAAAAAGGGGCTATTAGTATTGCAAGTATACATAATGTATTTCCGAGGATAGACAACCCGGATTTTTCTACGGATTCAGTTTTTTTGGCCCATACCGATCCTGTAAAAAGGAAAGAGGCAATAAATATAACAACAAAAACTGTTGATATGGCTTATATATTTGGTGCAGGCGCTGTTGTATTGCATACAAGTGAAATACCAATGCCGGTAAATTATGATGATATATTAAAGGAACTTTATAAGCAGGGAAAAAGAAATACTGCGGAATATGAAAGAATAAAAGATGAGTTTATTAACTACAGGAACTCTGTAAGTCATAAATATGTAGAACTTACGCGCCAAAGTCTCGAAGAGATTTGCAACTATATGGAGAAAAAAGGTTACTCAATTATTTTGGGTATTGAAAACCGCTTTAGATGTCATCAGATACCCAACTTTTGTGAAGCCCGATTTTTAATTGAAACTCTGAAACACCTTCCTGTATATTTCTGGTATGATATAGGGCATGCGATAATACAAGATGCTCTTGGTATTATGAACAATCCGGAAGGAGCATATAATCTTATGGATAGGCTTTTTGGAATACACATCCATGATGTGGTTGATTTTAGAGATCACTGCTGCCCATACGCAAGTGGAGATGAGTATGATAAATACATTGAAATTATAAAGAAAGCTCCCCTCAAAGTTTTTGAGATTGGTAGCAGGGAAACCAAAGAAGATATTATTAAAAGTGCCAATCTTTTGTATAAGAAGATGAGAGACTTTTGA